The proteins below come from a single Octopus sinensis linkage group LG10, ASM634580v1, whole genome shotgun sequence genomic window:
- the LOC115216463 gene encoding neurofascin isoform X2 produces MTGNETSEYENFYFLEYRQMGDNFTENTLEFTTQQWQVLSNLTSGLWYEFRVVMVQNGLEFPSDWRTLLLPLTSGEMDLDFLQTTWFVVMMIAICVLLLILILVCIIKCDRGSKYYVKDDCLSNDEEEQKTEVDGTEASEKDSLDEYKSTSTGQFNEEGSIIKD; encoded by the exons ATGACTGGCAATGAAACATCTGAATATGAAAACTTTTACTTTCTTGAATATAGGCAAATGG GTGACAATTTCACAGAAAATACTTTGGAGTTTACCACGCAACAATGGCAGGTTTTATCAAATTTAACATCTGGCCTTTGGTATGAATTCCGAGTAGTTATGGTACAGAATGGACTGGAATTTCCGAGTGACTGGAGAACATTACTTCTTCCTTTAACATCAg GTGAAATGGATTTGGATTTTCTTCAAACTACTTggtttgtggtgatgatgattgctatTTGTGTGCTTCTTCTAATTCTCATCCTTGTTTGTATCATCAAGTGTGATAGAGGCAGCAAATACTAtg TGAAAGATGATTGCCTTTCTAATGATGAAGAAGAACAGAA aACTGAAGTCGATGgtactgaggcaagtgaaaaggACAGTTTAGATGAATACAAATCAACATCTACTGGCCAATTCAATGAAGAAGGATCGATAATTAAGGATTGA
- the LOC115216463 gene encoding neurofascin isoform X1 codes for MQNNQLCSFRFGRRLSEMAAPSITDWSVIPIDEDSVNITWMTGNETSEYENFYFLEYRQMGDNFTENTLEFTTQQWQVLSNLTSGLWYEFRVVMVQNGLEFPSDWRTLLLPLTSGEMDLDFLQTTWFVVMMIAICVLLLILILVCIIKCDRGSKYYVKDDCLSNDEEEQKTEVDGTEASEKDSLDEYKSTSTGQFNEEGSIIKD; via the exons ctcCTAGTATTACTGATTGGTCAGTCATACCAATTGATGAAGATTCTGTAAATATAACTTGGATGACTGGCAATGAAACATCTGAATATGAAAACTTTTACTTTCTTGAATATAGGCAAATGG GTGACAATTTCACAGAAAATACTTTGGAGTTTACCACGCAACAATGGCAGGTTTTATCAAATTTAACATCTGGCCTTTGGTATGAATTCCGAGTAGTTATGGTACAGAATGGACTGGAATTTCCGAGTGACTGGAGAACATTACTTCTTCCTTTAACATCAg GTGAAATGGATTTGGATTTTCTTCAAACTACTTggtttgtggtgatgatgattgctatTTGTGTGCTTCTTCTAATTCTCATCCTTGTTTGTATCATCAAGTGTGATAGAGGCAGCAAATACTAtg TGAAAGATGATTGCCTTTCTAATGATGAAGAAGAACAGAA aACTGAAGTCGATGgtactgaggcaagtgaaaaggACAGTTTAGATGAATACAAATCAACATCTACTGGCCAATTCAATGAAGAAGGATCGATAATTAAGGATTGA